One window of the Methylovirgula sp. HY1 genome contains the following:
- the ptsP gene encoding phosphoenolpyruvate--protein phosphotransferase, with protein sequence MLGPLGGPRLLLRRLREVMAEPISPQERLDKIVTHIAANMVAEVCSVYVLRADGRLELFATEGLNREAVHLTTMRAGEGLVGLIAETAEPLALADAQHHPSFSYRPETGEEIYSSFLGVPILRGGNTLGVLVVQNRARRLYPEEEVEALQTTAMLLAEMIASGELQSIGLPDVDIALHRPLALQGVPIADGVGLGHVVLHEPRITVKQLVAEDAKKEFDRLDTAIGAMRQSIDRLIEGGDIGPGEHREVLEAFRMFAHDRGWIRRLREAVATGLTAEAAVERVQNDARAKLQRQTDPYMRERLHDLDDLANRLLHQLTGRSFVTAQADLPDNAIIVARTMGPAALLDYDRSKLRGLVLEDAGASSHVAIVARALGIPAVGEVANIIDFVELGDALIVDGATGSVHVRPPPDVEHAYAEKARLRARRQEQYHKLRDVPAVTKDGVAIGLHMNAGLLVDLQHMAETGATSIGLFRTEIQFMVVSKFPRMREQEAFYKAAFAEAGGKPITFRTLDIGSDKVLPYMTKVEEENPALGWRAIRIGLDRPGLLRMQLRSLLRAAAGRELRIMFPMIATIDEFERAKALVAREVAYLKRHGRVVPGEFKLGVMLEVPALLWQLDELCARADFLSVGTNDLVQYLFAADRDNKRVASRYDSLSVPVLRALRRIVAKAAAHNTPLSLCGEMGGQPIEALALMAIGYRGLSMSPASIGPVKAMVLATDLAAVSGFVTSLLEASDGGPSLRAQLRKFAEAHHIPV encoded by the coding sequence ATGCTTGGCCCTCTCGGCGGACCGCGTCTTTTGCTGCGCCGACTCCGCGAAGTCATGGCGGAGCCGATCAGCCCGCAGGAACGCCTCGACAAGATCGTTACGCACATCGCGGCCAATATGGTCGCGGAAGTTTGCTCGGTCTATGTGCTGCGGGCAGATGGCCGACTCGAGCTTTTTGCGACCGAAGGCCTCAATCGCGAAGCGGTCCATCTCACCACGATGCGTGCCGGCGAAGGTCTCGTTGGTCTGATCGCCGAAACGGCCGAGCCACTGGCACTGGCCGATGCGCAGCATCATCCTTCCTTCTCCTATCGGCCGGAAACCGGCGAAGAGATCTATTCCTCCTTCCTCGGCGTGCCGATCTTGCGCGGCGGCAATACGCTCGGCGTCCTCGTCGTGCAAAATCGCGCCCGGCGTCTCTATCCCGAGGAGGAAGTCGAGGCGCTGCAGACGACGGCGATGCTGCTCGCCGAAATGATCGCCTCCGGCGAACTGCAGTCGATCGGGCTCCCGGATGTTGATATTGCGCTGCATCGGCCGCTGGCGCTGCAAGGCGTGCCGATCGCCGATGGCGTCGGGCTTGGCCATGTCGTCCTGCATGAACCGCGCATCACCGTCAAACAACTCGTCGCCGAAGACGCGAAAAAGGAATTTGACAGGCTCGACACGGCGATCGGCGCCATGCGTCAGTCGATCGATCGCCTGATCGAGGGCGGCGACATCGGGCCAGGCGAGCATCGCGAAGTCCTGGAAGCGTTTCGCATGTTCGCGCATGACCGCGGCTGGATCCGGCGGCTGCGCGAGGCCGTTGCCACGGGGCTGACCGCGGAAGCCGCGGTGGAACGCGTGCAGAATGACGCGCGCGCCAAATTGCAGCGCCAGACCGATCCCTATATGCGCGAACGGCTGCATGATCTCGACGATCTTGCTAATCGCCTGCTGCATCAACTCACCGGCCGCAGCTTCGTGACGGCGCAGGCCGATCTGCCGGACAACGCGATCATCGTTGCCCGCACCATGGGGCCGGCGGCGCTTCTCGATTACGATCGTTCGAAGCTGCGCGGCCTGGTGCTCGAAGATGCTGGCGCTTCGAGCCATGTCGCCATCGTCGCGCGGGCGCTCGGCATACCGGCCGTCGGTGAAGTCGCCAATATTATCGATTTCGTCGAGCTGGGCGATGCCTTGATCGTCGACGGCGCCACCGGTTCTGTGCATGTGCGTCCGCCGCCCGATGTCGAACATGCTTATGCCGAAAAGGCGCGGCTGCGCGCGCGTCGGCAGGAGCAATATCACAAACTGCGCGATGTGCCGGCGGTCACCAAGGACGGTGTGGCGATCGGGCTGCATATGAACGCTGGGCTTTTGGTCGATCTCCAGCATATGGCGGAGACCGGCGCCACGTCGATCGGCCTGTTTCGCACCGAGATCCAATTCATGGTGGTCTCGAAATTCCCGCGGATGCGGGAGCAGGAAGCTTTCTACAAAGCCGCTTTCGCCGAGGCGGGGGGCAAGCCGATCACCTTCCGCACGCTCGACATCGGTTCCGATAAGGTGCTGCCTTATATGACCAAGGTCGAAGAAGAGAATCCGGCGCTCGGCTGGCGTGCGATTCGAATCGGCCTCGATCGACCGGGGCTATTGCGGATGCAGCTACGCTCGCTGCTGCGGGCCGCGGCGGGCCGGGAATTGCGGATCATGTTTCCGATGATCGCGACCATCGACGAATTCGAGCGCGCGAAGGCCCTCGTTGCGCGCGAAGTCGCCTATCTGAAGCGGCATGGTCGCGTCGTGCCCGGTGAATTCAAGCTCGGCGTCATGCTGGAAGTTCCGGCCTTGCTCTGGCAGTTGGACGAGCTCTGCGCGCGCGCCGACTTTCTCTCGGTCGGGACCAATGATCTCGTGCAATATCTTTTTGCCGCCGACCGCGACAATAAGCGGGTCGCCTCGCGCTATGATTCATTGTCGGTGCCGGTCTTGCGGGCATTGCGGCGCATCGTCGCCAAGGCCGCGGCGCATAACACACCCTTGAGCCTTTGCGGTGAGATGGGAGGCCAGCCGATCGAGGCGCTGGCACTCATGGCGATCGGCTACCGCGGGCTCTCGATGTCGCCGGCCAGCATCGGCCCCGTGAAGGCGATGGTCCTCGCCACCGATCTTGCCGCGGTATCGGGTTTTGTGACATCGCTTCTAGAGGCCTCCGATGGCGGCCCGTCGCTGCGCGCGCAGCTGCGCAAATTCGCCGAAGCGCATCATATTCCGGTCTAG
- the ubiG gene encoding bifunctional 2-polyprenyl-6-hydroxyphenol methylase/3-demethylubiquinol 3-O-methyltransferase UbiG has translation MLSKEAKQAAPSVDPDDVARFDRLGEEWWNPRGPMRALHQFNPSRINYLRKLVERRQGRRQGRAATDRAQPLEGLEILDIGCGGGLLSEALSRLGAKMTAIDPAPTNIEVARRHAEASGLNIGYLCTTAEALAAEHKSFDLVLAMEVIEHVRDVGGFIKIAAGMVRPGGMLVAATLNRTLKSYALAILGAEYVLQWVPKGTHRWAQFVKPQELAAALRSAGLHIFDETGIGYDPFDGTWRESRDMDVNYVMAAERKSPATSA, from the coding sequence ATGCTCTCGAAAGAGGCCAAACAAGCGGCGCCGAGCGTCGATCCAGACGATGTCGCCCGCTTCGACCGGCTAGGCGAGGAATGGTGGAATCCGCGCGGCCCGATGCGGGCGCTGCATCAGTTCAATCCGTCAAGGATTAACTATCTGCGCAAACTCGTCGAACGCCGCCAGGGCCGGCGGCAAGGCCGCGCCGCGACAGACCGGGCGCAGCCGCTGGAAGGGCTCGAGATTCTCGATATCGGCTGCGGCGGCGGCCTTTTATCCGAAGCTTTGAGCCGGCTGGGCGCCAAGATGACCGCCATCGATCCGGCGCCCACCAATATTGAAGTGGCGCGCCGGCACGCGGAAGCGTCCGGGCTGAACATCGGTTATCTATGCACCACGGCAGAAGCCCTTGCGGCCGAACATAAAAGCTTCGACCTGGTGCTGGCCATGGAAGTCATCGAGCATGTCCGCGATGTCGGCGGTTTCATCAAGATTGCCGCCGGCATGGTACGGCCGGGGGGGATGCTTGTGGCGGCGACACTCAATCGCACCTTGAAAAGCTATGCGCTCGCCATTCTCGGCGCGGAATATGTTCTGCAATGGGTTCCAAAGGGCACCCATAGATGGGCGCAATTCGTGAAGCCGCAGGAACTCGCCGCGGCGTTGCGCAGCGCCGGTCTGCACATCTTTGACGAAACCGGCATCGGCTATGACCCGTTCGACGGGACATGGCGCGAAAGCCGCGACATGGATGTCAATTATGTCATGGCGGCCGAGCGGAAAAGCCCGGCGACGAGCGCGTAA
- the prfA gene encoding peptide chain release factor 1 produces the protein MIMLPEEKLDLILRRHAEISDRLAVGPDSATFVALSRELAELDAVVAAIRDYRNEVKEIQGIAALLAEPGLDAEMRALAETEHDEAKARLAVFENELRLALLPKDAADEKSAILEIRAGTGGDEAALFAGDLFRMYQRYAELRGWRVEVLSANEGTMGGFKEIIVEIEGRGVFARLKFESGAHRVQRVPDTETQGRIHTSAATVAVLPEAEDVDIDINEADLKIDTMRAQGAGGQHVNKTESAIRITHLPTNTIVFVQDERSQHKNRARAMGLLRTKLYDMQRQKLDAERAADRRSQVGSGDRSERIRTYNFPQGRVSDHRINLTLYKLDKVIAGEALDEIIDPLITQHQADLLAANER, from the coding sequence ATCATCATGTTGCCAGAAGAAAAACTCGATCTCATCTTGCGCCGCCATGCCGAAATCTCGGACCGGCTCGCCGTTGGCCCGGACTCTGCGACTTTCGTCGCGCTGTCGCGGGAGCTTGCGGAGCTCGACGCCGTCGTCGCGGCGATCCGCGACTATCGCAATGAAGTGAAGGAGATCCAGGGCATCGCGGCTTTGCTGGCCGAACCCGGCCTCGACGCGGAGATGCGGGCGCTCGCCGAAACCGAACATGACGAAGCGAAAGCCCGGCTCGCCGTCTTCGAAAACGAGCTGCGATTGGCGCTTTTGCCGAAGGATGCGGCCGACGAAAAGAGCGCCATTCTCGAAATTCGTGCCGGCACCGGCGGTGACGAAGCAGCGCTCTTTGCCGGCGATCTCTTCCGCATGTATCAGCGCTACGCCGAACTCAGGGGCTGGCGGGTCGAAGTTCTCTCGGCCAATGAAGGCACGATGGGCGGCTTCAAGGAAATTATCGTCGAAATCGAAGGGCGCGGCGTATTTGCGCGGCTCAAATTCGAGTCGGGCGCGCATCGCGTCCAGCGTGTGCCGGACACCGAAACGCAAGGCCGCATCCACACATCGGCGGCGACGGTCGCCGTGCTGCCCGAGGCGGAAGATGTCGATATCGACATCAACGAGGCCGACCTCAAGATCGATACGATGCGCGCGCAAGGCGCCGGCGGCCAGCATGTCAATAAGACCGAATCGGCGATTCGCATTACGCATCTTCCGACGAATACGATCGTTTTCGTCCAGGACGAACGTTCGCAGCATAAGAATAGGGCGCGGGCGATGGGGCTCTTGCGCACAAAGCTCTATGACATGCAAAGGCAGAAGCTCGATGCCGAGCGGGCCGCGGACCGCCGCTCGCAAGTCGGCTCCGGCGATCGGTCCGAGCGCATCCGCACCTATAATTTTCCGCAAGGGCGGGTGAGCGATCATCGGATCAATCTGACGCTCTACAAGCTCGACAAGGTGATTGCCGGCGAAGCCCTCGACGAGATCATCGATCCGCTGATCACCCAGCATCAGGCGGATCTTTTGGCGGCGAACGAGAGGTGA
- a CDS encoding aspartate kinase yields MARLVMKFGGTSVADMERIRNVARHVQREAAAGHSVAVVVSAMSGKTNELVSWCKDASKHYDQREYDAVVASGEQVTAGLLAIALQEKGLAARSWLGWQIPILTSGAHGGARIADIDGSAILDGFALRNEIAVIAGFQGLHKETGRITTLGRGGSDTSAVAIAAAIKADRCDIYTDVDGVYTTDPRIVPKARRLDRVAFEEMLEMASLGAKVMQVRSVELAMVHGVKTFVRSSFDDPENPQPGTLICSEEDIVEQQVVTGIAFSRDEAQITLRRVADRPGVAAAVFMPLAEANINVDMIVQVASDDTVATDITFTVPIADFDRARLILEKAKPAIGYAALQGANDVVKISAIGIGMRSHAGVAARAFSALAEKGINIRAITTSEIKFSVLIDAAYTELAVRTLHALYGLDKA; encoded by the coding sequence ATGGCCCGCCTCGTGATGAAATTTGGCGGCACGTCCGTCGCCGACATGGAGCGCATCCGCAATGTCGCGCGCCACGTCCAACGCGAAGCTGCCGCCGGCCATTCGGTGGCCGTCGTCGTCTCCGCCATGTCGGGCAAGACCAATGAGCTTGTCTCATGGTGCAAGGACGCGTCGAAACATTATGATCAGCGCGAATATGATGCGGTCGTCGCCTCGGGCGAGCAGGTGACCGCTGGGCTCCTCGCTATTGCTTTGCAAGAGAAGGGACTTGCCGCGCGCTCCTGGCTCGGCTGGCAGATTCCCATTCTCACCAGCGGAGCGCATGGCGGGGCGCGGATCGCCGATATCGACGGCTCGGCGATCCTCGACGGCTTTGCCCTGCGCAATGAAATTGCCGTCATTGCCGGGTTTCAAGGGCTGCATAAGGAGACCGGGCGGATCACGACGCTCGGCCGCGGCGGCTCGGATACGAGCGCCGTTGCAATCGCCGCCGCGATCAAGGCCGACCGTTGCGACATTTATACCGATGTCGACGGCGTCTATACGACCGATCCGCGCATCGTTCCCAAGGCGCGCCGGCTCGACCGCGTCGCCTTCGAGGAAATGCTTGAAATGGCGTCGCTCGGCGCCAAGGTGATGCAGGTGCGTTCCGTCGAGCTTGCGATGGTTCATGGGGTGAAAACCTTCGTGCGCTCGTCCTTCGACGATCCGGAAAATCCGCAGCCCGGCACCTTGATTTGCAGCGAGGAGGATATTGTGGAGCAGCAGGTCGTCACCGGCATCGCCTTCTCGCGCGACGAGGCGCAGATCACCTTGCGCCGAGTCGCCGATCGGCCTGGCGTCGCGGCGGCCGTTTTCATGCCGCTCGCCGAAGCCAATATCAATGTCGATATGATCGTCCAGGTCGCCTCCGACGATACGGTCGCGACCGATATTACCTTCACGGTGCCGATCGCGGATTTCGATCGGGCGCGTCTGATCCTTGAAAAGGCGAAACCGGCGATCGGCTATGCTGCGCTGCAAGGCGCCAATGATGTCGTGAAAATTTCGGCGATCGGGATCGGCATGCGCAGCCATGCCGGCGTCGCTGCGCGCGCCTTCAGCGCGCTTGCCGAAAAGGGCATCAACATTCGCGCCATCACGACATCCGAGATTAAATTCTCCGTGCTGATCGATGCGGCCTATACGGAATTGGCGGTGCGCACGCTGCATGCGCTCTACGGTCTCGACAAAGCCTGA